In Candidatus Sericytochromatia bacterium, one DNA window encodes the following:
- a CDS encoding acetyl-CoA carboxylase biotin carboxylase subunit, with protein MFKKILIANRGEIAVRILAACRKLGVAAVTVHSEADARAAHVLQAEESVLLGPAPVVQSYLRIDRLLEIAQQTGCDAVHPGYGLLSENADFARRCAEAGLTFIGPSPEVIAAMGSKTAAREAMAAHGLPVVPGSNGAAADLAEAERIAAELGYPVMLKAAAGGGGIGMQALHDPAELEKAWKMATARAKAYFGDDTMYVEKLIVQPRHIEVQVLADHHGHVVHLFERDCSVQRRHQKVVEEAPAPLLPADVRARMGAAAVAAAKAIGYTNAGTFEFLVDAQHQFYFLEMNTRIQVEHPVTELVTGTDLVACQIRVAAGETLPFTQDDLRCTGHAIEARLYAEDPKTFMPAPGQITELEWPTDEAVRIDTWIAGDTLVTPHYDPMLAKIVVHGDTREEAIARLRQALEATRLSGIKTNLPALLDILAHEEFRAGRHSTDFVPSRLQAAAAK; from the coding sequence GTGTTCAAGAAGATTCTCATCGCCAACCGTGGCGAGATCGCGGTGCGCATTCTGGCGGCCTGCCGCAAGCTGGGCGTGGCCGCCGTGACCGTTCACTCCGAGGCCGATGCCCGGGCCGCCCACGTGCTGCAAGCCGAAGAAAGCGTGCTGCTCGGTCCGGCGCCGGTGGTGCAGAGTTACCTGCGCATCGATCGCCTGCTCGAGATCGCCCAGCAAACGGGCTGCGACGCGGTGCACCCCGGCTATGGCCTGTTGTCCGAAAATGCTGACTTTGCACGCCGCTGTGCCGAGGCTGGCCTGACCTTTATCGGGCCTTCGCCCGAGGTCATCGCCGCGATGGGCTCCAAGACGGCCGCCCGTGAGGCCATGGCAGCCCACGGGTTGCCCGTGGTACCGGGCTCCAACGGGGCCGCGGCCGACCTGGCCGAAGCGGAACGCATCGCGGCCGAGCTCGGCTACCCCGTGATGCTCAAGGCGGCGGCGGGTGGCGGTGGCATCGGCATGCAGGCCCTGCATGATCCGGCGGAACTGGAAAAGGCCTGGAAGATGGCCACGGCCCGGGCCAAGGCTTACTTCGGTGACGACACGATGTACGTCGAGAAGCTGATCGTGCAACCCCGGCACATCGAGGTGCAGGTCTTGGCGGACCATCACGGCCATGTCGTGCACCTGTTCGAGCGTGACTGCTCCGTGCAACGCCGCCACCAGAAGGTGGTCGAGGAAGCGCCAGCGCCCTTGCTGCCCGCTGACGTGCGGGCCCGCATGGGCGCGGCGGCCGTCGCGGCCGCCAAGGCCATCGGCTACACCAACGCGGGGACGTTCGAATTTCTGGTCGATGCCCAGCATCAGTTCTATTTCCTGGAAATGAACACCCGCATTCAGGTGGAGCACCCTGTCACCGAACTGGTGACGGGCACCGACCTGGTTGCCTGCCAGATTCGGGTCGCGGCGGGTGAAACCCTGCCCTTCACCCAGGACGACCTGCGCTGCACGGGCCACGCCATCGAGGCCCGCCTGTACGCGGAAGACCCGAAAACCTTCATGCCGGCGCCTGGCCAGATCACCGAGCTGGAATGGCCAACGGATGAGGCGGTCCGGATCGACACCTGGATTGCTGGTGACACGCTGGTCACTCCCCATTACGACCCGATGCTCGCCAAGATCGTCGTGCACGGCGATACGCGCGAGGAGGCCATCGCGCGGTTGAGGCAAGCCTTGGAGGCCACCCGCTTGTCGGGCATCAAGACCAACCTGCCGGCATTGCTCGATATTCTCGCGCACGAAGAATTCCGCGCGGGGCGCCACAGCACCGATTTCGTCCCATCCCGCCTGCAGGCCGCCGCGGCCAAGTGA
- a CDS encoding biotin/lipoyl-containing protein: MSPSINANMAGTVLEVLVKPGDAVSEGMDVVCIESMKMQMFIPAEMDGTVKEVKIDTGDFVNEGDALIILE; encoded by the coding sequence ATGTCCCCTTCCATCAATGCCAACATGGCCGGCACCGTGCTGGAAGTGCTGGTGAAGCCGGGTGATGCCGTGAGCGAGGGAATGGACGTGGTCTGCATCGAGTCGATGAAGATGCAGATGTTCATCCCGGCCGAAATGGATGGCACGGTCAAAGAGGTCAAGATCGATACGGGCGACTTCGTCAACGAAGGGGACGCCCTGATCATCCTGGAGTAG
- a CDS encoding penicillin-binding protein, producing the protein SQPGNGVANGLNNQTSNVVANPQPGNGVANGQSNQTGNGGGNSQASNGVANGLSNQTGNAGGNSQASNGVASGPGNQPANGGGNSQTSNGGGNPSGGSNGKGNQTGGNKK; encoded by the coding sequence ACTCCCAACCCGGCAATGGGGTGGCCAATGGCCTGAACAACCAGACCAGCAACGTCGTGGCCAACCCCCAACCCGGCAATGGGGTGGCCAATGGTCAGAGCAATCAGACCGGCAACGGCGGGGGCAATTCCCAAGCCAGCAACGGCGTGGCCAATGGCCTGAGCAACCAGACCGGCAACGCCGGGGGCAATTCCCAAGCCAGCAATGGTGTGGCCAGTGGCCCGGGCAATCAGCCCGCTAACGGCGGGGGAAATTCCCAAACCAGCAACGGTGGGGGCAACCCGAGCGGCGGAAGCAACGGCAAGGGCAATCAAACTGGCGGCAATAAAAAATAG
- a CDS encoding hydroxymethylglutaryl-CoA lyase, translated as MFQALPSHATVVEVGPRDGLQSEPEVVPTAVKVALIERLAAAGLRHIEITSFVNPKWVPQLADAMQVATTVARRPDCIYSALVPNMRGLESALEARVDEVVIFAAASETFSRKNTNREVAAALAAYAEVAAASLAAGKRVRAYVSTAWGCPYEGAIAPAKVCEVAQALVAMGAYQVSIGDTIGVATPAQVQSLLALLLDKLSEPQLALHFHDTRGMGMANVVAGLDMGIRTFDSSVGGLGGCPYAPGATGNIATDDLVYMLDEMGIATGVSLPTVMEASRMMMDVLGRDLPSRYFRAQLAGEARCGGA; from the coding sequence ATGTTCCAGGCGCTGCCGTCGCACGCGACGGTTGTGGAGGTGGGCCCACGCGATGGGCTCCAGAGCGAGCCCGAGGTGGTCCCGACGGCCGTCAAGGTGGCTCTGATCGAGCGGCTGGCGGCGGCGGGGCTGCGGCACATCGAGATCACTTCCTTCGTGAATCCCAAGTGGGTGCCTCAGCTGGCCGATGCCATGCAGGTGGCCACCACTGTCGCGCGTCGTCCCGACTGCATCTACAGCGCGCTGGTTCCCAACATGCGCGGGCTCGAGTCCGCCCTTGAGGCCCGCGTCGACGAGGTCGTGATTTTCGCGGCGGCCAGTGAAACGTTTTCCCGCAAGAACACCAACCGCGAGGTGGCGGCGGCCCTGGCGGCCTATGCCGAAGTGGCGGCGGCGTCGCTGGCCGCAGGCAAGCGCGTGCGGGCCTATGTCTCGACCGCATGGGGCTGCCCTTACGAGGGGGCGATCGCCCCGGCCAAGGTGTGTGAAGTCGCGCAGGCCCTGGTGGCCATGGGGGCCTATCAGGTCTCGATCGGGGACACGATCGGGGTGGCCACGCCCGCGCAAGTCCAGTCCCTGCTGGCCTTGCTGCTCGACAAGCTTTCGGAACCCCAACTCGCACTGCACTTTCACGACACGCGCGGCATGGGCATGGCCAACGTGGTGGCCGGTCTCGACATGGGAATCCGCACCTTCGACAGCTCGGTCGGGGGCCTGGGGGGCTGTCCCTACGCCCCTGGGGCGACCGGCAACATCGCCACCGATGACCTGGTCTACATGCTCGACGAGATGGGCATCGCCACCGGGGTGAGCTTGCCCACGGTGATGGAGGCCAGCCGGATGATGATGGACGTCCTCGGCCGGGACTTGCCCAGCCGCTATTTCCGGGCGCAACTGGCAGGCGAAGCCCGCTGTGGCGGCGCTTGA